From Tautonia marina:
CCGACCGCTGCGACTTTGGTAGACGAGCGACCAGCGATCCTCGGGCAGGCCGACCGCCTCGGCCACCAGGCGGCACGACTCCATCAATTGCGTCACATAGTTACAGTTCTTCGCCATCGACTCCGGGATGCTGTGCGCTGTGAAGGCCACCCGGGCAGACTCGCGGCGATCGCTGGGAATCTGCTCCAGGGCCTCGCGGACCCGATCGGCATTGACCTCAATCCAGGCCGGATGATTGTACCAGACCCGCATCTTCTGGATGATCGGCGCCTGGTTTTCCCCCACCGTTCGCCGCGAGTTCTGCAGGTTCTCCCGATACTGCCGACATCCCGAATACGAGCTGAAGGCCGAGGTGACTACGGCCAGAGCGCGCTTGATACCGTCGTCGGCCATCTGCTGCATCGTATCGTCGAGCATCGGGTGCCAGTTGCGATTGCCCCAGTAGATGGGCAGCTCGACGCCGATCTCCTTCAACGCGGGCCGAAGCTCGGTGATCAGTTGCCGGCACTGCTCGTTGATCGGGCTGACCCCGCCGAAGTGCTGATAATGCTCGGCCACTTCGAGCATCC
This genomic window contains:
- a CDS encoding ferrochelatase, whose amino-acid sequence is MSQATPAVDPTPATAGPPVSELPYDAILLVSFGGPEGPDDVIPFLENVLRGKPVPRERMLEVAEHYQHFGGVSPINEQCRQLITELRPALKEIGVELPIYWGNRNWHPMLDDTMQQMADDGIKRALAVVTSAFSSYSGCRQYRENLQNSRRTVGENQAPIIQKMRVWYNHPAWIEVNADRVREALEQIPSDRRESARVAFTAHSIPESMAKNCNYVTQLMESCRLVAEAVGLPEDRWSLVYQSRSGRPQDPWLEPDIVDHLEALHEQGVTDAVVHPIGFISDHMEVLFDLDEEAKLACQEMGLNMIRSGTAGIDPRFVSMLAELIKERITDSPERRAIGRFGPSHDVCPINCCAPPVRPGRPAGAGGPPGR